The sequence CACCTTCGCGGATTGCGAAACGTAGACCTTCGTCCATTGCGATTGGAGCGATTAGCTCAACAGTCATTTGAACGTTGTCACCTGGCATTACCATTTCTACGCCTTCTGGTAGAGTGATGTCGCCTGTTACGTCAGTTGTACGGAAGTAGAACTGTGGACGGTAACCTTTGAAGAAAGGAGTGTGACGGCCGCCTTCGTCTTTAGAAAGTACGTATACTTCAGACTCAAACTTAGTGTGTGGGTTGATAGAACCTTTCGCAGAAAGTACTTGACCACGTTCAACGTCATCACGCTTAGTACCACGTAGAAGTGCACCAACGTTCTCACCTGCACGACCTTCGTCAAGCAGTTTACGGAACATTTCAACACCAGTACAAGTAGTAAGAGTAGTCTCTTTGATACCAACGATTTCTACTTCGTCACCTACACGTAGGATACCGCGCTCGATACGACCAGTTACAACAGTACCACGACCTTGAATTGAGAATACATCTTCAATTGGTAGTAGGAACGGTTGGTCTACTGCACGCTCTGGCTCTGGGATGTAAGAATCTAGTGCTTCTGCAAGCTCAACGATCTTGTCTTCCCACTGCTTCTCGCCGTTTAGTGCGCCAAGTGCAGAACCTTGGATAACTGGTAGGTCATCACCTGGGAAGTCGTACTCAGAAAGAAGTTCACGAACTTCCATTTCTACTAGCTCAAGTAGCTCTTCGTCATCAACCATGTCACATTTGTTCATGAATACGATGATGTAAGGGATACCAACTTGACGACCAAGTAGGATGTGCTCACGAGTTTG is a genomic window of Vibrio sp. ED004 containing:
- the tuf gene encoding elongation factor Tu encodes the protein MSKEKFERTKPHVNVGTIGHVDHGKTTLTAAICTTLAKVYGGVAKDFASIDNAPEERERGITIATSHVEYDTPARHYAHVDCPGHADYVKNMITGAAQMDGGILVVAATDGPMPQTREHILLGRQVGIPYIIVFMNKCDMVDDEELLELVEMEVRELLSEYDFPGDDLPVIQGSALGALNGEKQWEDKIVELAEALDSYIPEPERAVDQPFLLPIEDVFSIQGRGTVVTGRIERGILRVGDEVEIVGIKETTLTTCTGVEMFRKLLDEGRAGENVGALLRGTKRDDVERGQVLSAKGSINPHTKFESEVYVLSKDEGGRHTPFFKGYRPQFYFRTTDVTGDITLPEGVEMVMPGDNVQMTVELIAPIAMDEGLRFAIREGGRTVGAGVVAKIFA